A genomic segment from Toxotes jaculatrix isolate fToxJac2 chromosome 6, fToxJac2.pri, whole genome shotgun sequence encodes:
- the ptbp1b gene encoding polypyrimidine tract-binding protein 1b isoform X1, which translates to MDGSVHHDITVGTKRGSDELFSSVSNGPYIMSTTANGNDSKKFKGDIRGPGVPSRVIHIRKLPNDITEAEVISLGLPFGDVTNLLMLKAKNQAFLEMNSEEAAQNMVGYYSTVMPIIRHHPVYVQFSNHKELKTDNSPNQERAQAALRALSTSHVDTAVAAPSTVLRVVVENLVYPVTLDALCQIFSKFGTVLRIIVFTKNSQFQALLQYPDGASAQAAKLSLDGQNIYNGCCTLRISFSKLTSLNVKYNNEKSRDFTRPDLPTGDSQPTMEHPAMATAFTPGIISAAPYAGATHAFPPAFTIQPAMSSPYPGLTVPALPGALASLSLPGATRLGFPSISAGHCVLLVSNLNPERVTPHCLFILFGVYGDVMRVKILFNKKENALVQMSDSTQAQLAMSHLNGQRLHGKPLRITLSKHTNVQLPREGHEDQGLTKDYSNSPLHRFKKPGSKNYSNIFPPSATLHLSNIPPSVVEDDLKLLFSSSGAMVKAFKFFQKDHKMALIQMGSVEEAIESLIEFHNHDLGENHHLRVSFSKSSI; encoded by the exons CAGTGTCCACCACGATATAACAGTTGGTACTAAG agaGGATCAGACGAGCTTTTCTCCAGCGTCTCCAACGGCCCGTATATCATGAGCACCACAG ccaATGGCAACGACAGCAAGAAGTTCAAAGGTGACATAAGAGGTCCCGGGGTGCCGTCCAGGGTCATCCACATCCGCAAGCTTCCCAACGACATCACCGAGGCCGAGGTGATCAGCCTGGGTCTGCCCTTCGGAGACGTCACCAACCTGCTGATGCTCAAAGCCAAGAACCAG GCCTTCTTAGAGATGAACTCAGAGGAAGCAGCTCAGAACATGGTGGGTTATTACTCCACAGTGATGCCCATCATCAGACACCATCCGGTCTACGTCCAGTTCTCCAACCACAAGGAGCTCAAGACTGACAACTCACCCAACCAGGAG AGGGCCCAGGCAGCTCTCCGGGCCCTTAGCACGTCTCATGTGGACACGGCCGTGGCGGCTCCGAGCACGGTGctgagggtggtggtggagaacCTGGTCTACCCTGTCACCCTGGACGCTCTCTGCCAG ATCTTCTCCAAGTTCGGCACCGTGTTGAGGATCATTGTCTTCACCAAGAACAGTCAGTTCCAGGCTCTGCTGCAGTATCCTGACGGAGCGTCTGCCCAGGCTGCTAAACTG tctctgGACGGACAGAACATCTATAACGGCTGCTGCACTCTGAGGATCAGTTTCTCCAAACTCACCAGCCTCAACGTCAAATACAACAACGAAAAGAGCCGAGACTTCACCAGACCCGACCTGCCCACCGGAGACAGCCAGCCCACCATGGAGCACCCGGCCATGGCCACAGCCTTCA CTCCAGGTATCATTTCAGCTGCACCTTACGCCGGAGCCACTCACGCCTTCCCACCAGCCTTCACCATCCAGCCTGCAA TGTCTTCCCCCTATCCAGGCCTGACGGTGCCCGCTCTGCCCGGAGCCCTggcctctctgtccctccctggGGCCACCAGGCTGGGATTCCCTTCCATCTCTGCTGGACACTGTGTCCTGCTGGTCAGCAACCTCAACCCAGAG AGAGTTACGCCCCACTGCCTCTTTATTCTCTTCG GTGTTTATGGCGACGTGATGAGAGTGAAGATTCTGTTCAACAAGAAGGAAAACGCTCTGGTTCAGATGTCTGACAGCACACAGGCTCAGCTAG CTATGAGTCACCTGAACGGCCAGCGGCTGCACGGGAAGCCCCTGCGCATCACGCTGTCCAAACACACCAATGTCCAGCTTCCCCGTGAAGGCCACGAGGACCAGGGCCTGACCAAAGACTACAGCAACTCCCCGCTGCACCGCTTCAAGAAACCCGGCTCCAAAAACTACTCCAACATCTTCCCACCTTCTGCCACCCTACACCTCTCCAACATCCC cCCTTCTGTGGTAGAAGATGACCTcaagctgctgttttccagctCAGGAGCCATGGTCAAGGCCTTCAAGTTCTTCCA GAAGGACCACAAGATGGCTCTGATCCAGATGGGCTCAGTGGAGGAGGCCATCGAGTCTCTCATCGAGTTCCATAACCACGACCTAGGAGAGAACCACCACCTGCGGGTCTCCTTCTCCAAGTCCTCCATCTGA
- the ptbp1b gene encoding polypyrimidine tract-binding protein 1b isoform X2 has protein sequence MDGVHHDITVGTKRGSDELFSSVSNGPYIMSTTANGNDSKKFKGDIRGPGVPSRVIHIRKLPNDITEAEVISLGLPFGDVTNLLMLKAKNQAFLEMNSEEAAQNMVGYYSTVMPIIRHHPVYVQFSNHKELKTDNSPNQERAQAALRALSTSHVDTAVAAPSTVLRVVVENLVYPVTLDALCQIFSKFGTVLRIIVFTKNSQFQALLQYPDGASAQAAKLSLDGQNIYNGCCTLRISFSKLTSLNVKYNNEKSRDFTRPDLPTGDSQPTMEHPAMATAFTPGIISAAPYAGATHAFPPAFTIQPAMSSPYPGLTVPALPGALASLSLPGATRLGFPSISAGHCVLLVSNLNPERVTPHCLFILFGVYGDVMRVKILFNKKENALVQMSDSTQAQLAMSHLNGQRLHGKPLRITLSKHTNVQLPREGHEDQGLTKDYSNSPLHRFKKPGSKNYSNIFPPSATLHLSNIPPSVVEDDLKLLFSSSGAMVKAFKFFQKDHKMALIQMGSVEEAIESLIEFHNHDLGENHHLRVSFSKSSI, from the exons TGTCCACCACGATATAACAGTTGGTACTAAG agaGGATCAGACGAGCTTTTCTCCAGCGTCTCCAACGGCCCGTATATCATGAGCACCACAG ccaATGGCAACGACAGCAAGAAGTTCAAAGGTGACATAAGAGGTCCCGGGGTGCCGTCCAGGGTCATCCACATCCGCAAGCTTCCCAACGACATCACCGAGGCCGAGGTGATCAGCCTGGGTCTGCCCTTCGGAGACGTCACCAACCTGCTGATGCTCAAAGCCAAGAACCAG GCCTTCTTAGAGATGAACTCAGAGGAAGCAGCTCAGAACATGGTGGGTTATTACTCCACAGTGATGCCCATCATCAGACACCATCCGGTCTACGTCCAGTTCTCCAACCACAAGGAGCTCAAGACTGACAACTCACCCAACCAGGAG AGGGCCCAGGCAGCTCTCCGGGCCCTTAGCACGTCTCATGTGGACACGGCCGTGGCGGCTCCGAGCACGGTGctgagggtggtggtggagaacCTGGTCTACCCTGTCACCCTGGACGCTCTCTGCCAG ATCTTCTCCAAGTTCGGCACCGTGTTGAGGATCATTGTCTTCACCAAGAACAGTCAGTTCCAGGCTCTGCTGCAGTATCCTGACGGAGCGTCTGCCCAGGCTGCTAAACTG tctctgGACGGACAGAACATCTATAACGGCTGCTGCACTCTGAGGATCAGTTTCTCCAAACTCACCAGCCTCAACGTCAAATACAACAACGAAAAGAGCCGAGACTTCACCAGACCCGACCTGCCCACCGGAGACAGCCAGCCCACCATGGAGCACCCGGCCATGGCCACAGCCTTCA CTCCAGGTATCATTTCAGCTGCACCTTACGCCGGAGCCACTCACGCCTTCCCACCAGCCTTCACCATCCAGCCTGCAA TGTCTTCCCCCTATCCAGGCCTGACGGTGCCCGCTCTGCCCGGAGCCCTggcctctctgtccctccctggGGCCACCAGGCTGGGATTCCCTTCCATCTCTGCTGGACACTGTGTCCTGCTGGTCAGCAACCTCAACCCAGAG AGAGTTACGCCCCACTGCCTCTTTATTCTCTTCG GTGTTTATGGCGACGTGATGAGAGTGAAGATTCTGTTCAACAAGAAGGAAAACGCTCTGGTTCAGATGTCTGACAGCACACAGGCTCAGCTAG CTATGAGTCACCTGAACGGCCAGCGGCTGCACGGGAAGCCCCTGCGCATCACGCTGTCCAAACACACCAATGTCCAGCTTCCCCGTGAAGGCCACGAGGACCAGGGCCTGACCAAAGACTACAGCAACTCCCCGCTGCACCGCTTCAAGAAACCCGGCTCCAAAAACTACTCCAACATCTTCCCACCTTCTGCCACCCTACACCTCTCCAACATCCC cCCTTCTGTGGTAGAAGATGACCTcaagctgctgttttccagctCAGGAGCCATGGTCAAGGCCTTCAAGTTCTTCCA GAAGGACCACAAGATGGCTCTGATCCAGATGGGCTCAGTGGAGGAGGCCATCGAGTCTCTCATCGAGTTCCATAACCACGACCTAGGAGAGAACCACCACCTGCGGGTCTCCTTCTCCAAGTCCTCCATCTGA
- the ptbp1b gene encoding polypyrimidine tract-binding protein 1b isoform X3, which yields MDGSVHHDITVGTKRGSDELFSSVSNGPYIMSTTANGNDSKKFKGDIRGPGVPSRVIHIRKLPNDITEAEVISLGLPFGDVTNLLMLKAKNQAFLEMNSEEAAQNMVGYYSTVMPIIRHHPVYVQFSNHKELKTDNSPNQERAQAALRALSTSHVDTAVAAPSTVLRVVVENLVYPVTLDALCQIFSKFGTVLRIIVFTKNSQFQALLQYPDGASAQAAKLSLDGQNIYNGCCTLRISFSKLTSLNVKYNNEKSRDFTRPDLPTGDSQPTMEHPAMATAFTPGIISAAPYAGATHAFPPAFTIQPASLTVPALPGALASLSLPGATRLGFPSISAGHCVLLVSNLNPERVTPHCLFILFGVYGDVMRVKILFNKKENALVQMSDSTQAQLAMSHLNGQRLHGKPLRITLSKHTNVQLPREGHEDQGLTKDYSNSPLHRFKKPGSKNYSNIFPPSATLHLSNIPPSVVEDDLKLLFSSSGAMVKAFKFFQKDHKMALIQMGSVEEAIESLIEFHNHDLGENHHLRVSFSKSSI from the exons CAGTGTCCACCACGATATAACAGTTGGTACTAAG agaGGATCAGACGAGCTTTTCTCCAGCGTCTCCAACGGCCCGTATATCATGAGCACCACAG ccaATGGCAACGACAGCAAGAAGTTCAAAGGTGACATAAGAGGTCCCGGGGTGCCGTCCAGGGTCATCCACATCCGCAAGCTTCCCAACGACATCACCGAGGCCGAGGTGATCAGCCTGGGTCTGCCCTTCGGAGACGTCACCAACCTGCTGATGCTCAAAGCCAAGAACCAG GCCTTCTTAGAGATGAACTCAGAGGAAGCAGCTCAGAACATGGTGGGTTATTACTCCACAGTGATGCCCATCATCAGACACCATCCGGTCTACGTCCAGTTCTCCAACCACAAGGAGCTCAAGACTGACAACTCACCCAACCAGGAG AGGGCCCAGGCAGCTCTCCGGGCCCTTAGCACGTCTCATGTGGACACGGCCGTGGCGGCTCCGAGCACGGTGctgagggtggtggtggagaacCTGGTCTACCCTGTCACCCTGGACGCTCTCTGCCAG ATCTTCTCCAAGTTCGGCACCGTGTTGAGGATCATTGTCTTCACCAAGAACAGTCAGTTCCAGGCTCTGCTGCAGTATCCTGACGGAGCGTCTGCCCAGGCTGCTAAACTG tctctgGACGGACAGAACATCTATAACGGCTGCTGCACTCTGAGGATCAGTTTCTCCAAACTCACCAGCCTCAACGTCAAATACAACAACGAAAAGAGCCGAGACTTCACCAGACCCGACCTGCCCACCGGAGACAGCCAGCCCACCATGGAGCACCCGGCCATGGCCACAGCCTTCA CTCCAGGTATCATTTCAGCTGCACCTTACGCCGGAGCCACTCACGCCTTCCCACCAGCCTTCACCATCCAGCCTGCAA GCCTGACGGTGCCCGCTCTGCCCGGAGCCCTggcctctctgtccctccctggGGCCACCAGGCTGGGATTCCCTTCCATCTCTGCTGGACACTGTGTCCTGCTGGTCAGCAACCTCAACCCAGAG AGAGTTACGCCCCACTGCCTCTTTATTCTCTTCG GTGTTTATGGCGACGTGATGAGAGTGAAGATTCTGTTCAACAAGAAGGAAAACGCTCTGGTTCAGATGTCTGACAGCACACAGGCTCAGCTAG CTATGAGTCACCTGAACGGCCAGCGGCTGCACGGGAAGCCCCTGCGCATCACGCTGTCCAAACACACCAATGTCCAGCTTCCCCGTGAAGGCCACGAGGACCAGGGCCTGACCAAAGACTACAGCAACTCCCCGCTGCACCGCTTCAAGAAACCCGGCTCCAAAAACTACTCCAACATCTTCCCACCTTCTGCCACCCTACACCTCTCCAACATCCC cCCTTCTGTGGTAGAAGATGACCTcaagctgctgttttccagctCAGGAGCCATGGTCAAGGCCTTCAAGTTCTTCCA GAAGGACCACAAGATGGCTCTGATCCAGATGGGCTCAGTGGAGGAGGCCATCGAGTCTCTCATCGAGTTCCATAACCACGACCTAGGAGAGAACCACCACCTGCGGGTCTCCTTCTCCAAGTCCTCCATCTGA
- the ptbp1b gene encoding polypyrimidine tract-binding protein 1b isoform X4, whose protein sequence is MSTTANGNDSKKFKGDIRGPGVPSRVIHIRKLPNDITEAEVISLGLPFGDVTNLLMLKAKNQAFLEMNSEEAAQNMVGYYSTVMPIIRHHPVYVQFSNHKELKTDNSPNQERAQAALRALSTSHVDTAVAAPSTVLRVVVENLVYPVTLDALCQIFSKFGTVLRIIVFTKNSQFQALLQYPDGASAQAAKLSLDGQNIYNGCCTLRISFSKLTSLNVKYNNEKSRDFTRPDLPTGDSQPTMEHPAMATAFTPGIISAAPYAGATHAFPPAFTIQPAMSSPYPGLTVPALPGALASLSLPGATRLGFPSISAGHCVLLVSNLNPERVTPHCLFILFGVYGDVMRVKILFNKKENALVQMSDSTQAQLAMSHLNGQRLHGKPLRITLSKHTNVQLPREGHEDQGLTKDYSNSPLHRFKKPGSKNYSNIFPPSATLHLSNIPPSVVEDDLKLLFSSSGAMVKAFKFFQKDHKMALIQMGSVEEAIESLIEFHNHDLGENHHLRVSFSKSSI, encoded by the exons ATGAGCACCACAG ccaATGGCAACGACAGCAAGAAGTTCAAAGGTGACATAAGAGGTCCCGGGGTGCCGTCCAGGGTCATCCACATCCGCAAGCTTCCCAACGACATCACCGAGGCCGAGGTGATCAGCCTGGGTCTGCCCTTCGGAGACGTCACCAACCTGCTGATGCTCAAAGCCAAGAACCAG GCCTTCTTAGAGATGAACTCAGAGGAAGCAGCTCAGAACATGGTGGGTTATTACTCCACAGTGATGCCCATCATCAGACACCATCCGGTCTACGTCCAGTTCTCCAACCACAAGGAGCTCAAGACTGACAACTCACCCAACCAGGAG AGGGCCCAGGCAGCTCTCCGGGCCCTTAGCACGTCTCATGTGGACACGGCCGTGGCGGCTCCGAGCACGGTGctgagggtggtggtggagaacCTGGTCTACCCTGTCACCCTGGACGCTCTCTGCCAG ATCTTCTCCAAGTTCGGCACCGTGTTGAGGATCATTGTCTTCACCAAGAACAGTCAGTTCCAGGCTCTGCTGCAGTATCCTGACGGAGCGTCTGCCCAGGCTGCTAAACTG tctctgGACGGACAGAACATCTATAACGGCTGCTGCACTCTGAGGATCAGTTTCTCCAAACTCACCAGCCTCAACGTCAAATACAACAACGAAAAGAGCCGAGACTTCACCAGACCCGACCTGCCCACCGGAGACAGCCAGCCCACCATGGAGCACCCGGCCATGGCCACAGCCTTCA CTCCAGGTATCATTTCAGCTGCACCTTACGCCGGAGCCACTCACGCCTTCCCACCAGCCTTCACCATCCAGCCTGCAA TGTCTTCCCCCTATCCAGGCCTGACGGTGCCCGCTCTGCCCGGAGCCCTggcctctctgtccctccctggGGCCACCAGGCTGGGATTCCCTTCCATCTCTGCTGGACACTGTGTCCTGCTGGTCAGCAACCTCAACCCAGAG AGAGTTACGCCCCACTGCCTCTTTATTCTCTTCG GTGTTTATGGCGACGTGATGAGAGTGAAGATTCTGTTCAACAAGAAGGAAAACGCTCTGGTTCAGATGTCTGACAGCACACAGGCTCAGCTAG CTATGAGTCACCTGAACGGCCAGCGGCTGCACGGGAAGCCCCTGCGCATCACGCTGTCCAAACACACCAATGTCCAGCTTCCCCGTGAAGGCCACGAGGACCAGGGCCTGACCAAAGACTACAGCAACTCCCCGCTGCACCGCTTCAAGAAACCCGGCTCCAAAAACTACTCCAACATCTTCCCACCTTCTGCCACCCTACACCTCTCCAACATCCC cCCTTCTGTGGTAGAAGATGACCTcaagctgctgttttccagctCAGGAGCCATGGTCAAGGCCTTCAAGTTCTTCCA GAAGGACCACAAGATGGCTCTGATCCAGATGGGCTCAGTGGAGGAGGCCATCGAGTCTCTCATCGAGTTCCATAACCACGACCTAGGAGAGAACCACCACCTGCGGGTCTCCTTCTCCAAGTCCTCCATCTGA